From Streptomyces sp. Edi4, one genomic window encodes:
- a CDS encoding helix-turn-helix transcriptional regulator gives MARAREKSPGQGRDGEPGPSDSLKTFGAVVQALREHAGLSRAQFAVLVGYSKHTVASVELGRRMPDPDFVERAEPVLGNTGALRNSAQYLNRQDGLATWFRKWARLEKSAISLYTYESRLVPGLLQTEAYARILFREQLPPLADEQIEAKLKARMERQRLLAGRPNTAYSFIIDEYVFARRTGGPDVTRELIDYVLESVSPRNVELQILPMDRGVHAGLAGPIRLAEAPSNRWFGYCEGQESGLFVSDAKLISTLHMRYAKLRSQALTPEQSVGRLELLRGAP, from the coding sequence ATGGCACGTGCGCGCGAGAAGTCCCCGGGACAAGGGCGAGACGGGGAGCCCGGTCCCTCCGACAGTCTGAAGACCTTCGGGGCGGTCGTCCAGGCCCTGCGCGAACACGCCGGCCTCAGCCGCGCCCAGTTCGCCGTCCTGGTCGGTTACTCCAAACACACGGTTGCGTCGGTGGAGTTGGGGCGCCGTATGCCCGACCCCGACTTCGTCGAGCGGGCGGAGCCTGTGCTGGGTAACACGGGGGCGCTGCGTAATTCTGCTCAGTACCTCAACCGGCAGGACGGGCTGGCTACGTGGTTCCGCAAGTGGGCCCGCCTGGAGAAGTCCGCCATCAGTCTGTACACGTACGAGTCTCGGCTGGTCCCGGGGCTGCTCCAGACGGAAGCGTACGCCCGGATTCTGTTCCGGGAGCAGTTGCCACCCCTCGCTGACGAGCAGATCGAGGCCAAGTTGAAGGCCAGGATGGAGCGGCAGCGGTTGCTCGCCGGACGTCCCAACACCGCGTACAGCTTCATCATCGACGAGTACGTCTTCGCTCGGCGTACCGGTGGCCCGGACGTGACGCGCGAGCTGATCGATTACGTGTTGGAGAGCGTGTCCCCGAGGAACGTGGAGCTTCAAATCCTGCCGATGGACAGGGGAGTTCACGCTGGCCTCGCTGGGCCGATACGACTTGCGGAGGCTCCGTCCAATCGATGGTTCGGCTACTGCGAAGGGCAAGAAAGCGGCCTGTTCGTTTCCGATGCCAAACTGATCAGCACCCTCCATATGCGGTATGCGAAACTGCGGTCACAAGCCCTCACGCCCGAGCAATCGGTGGGGCGACTGGAGCTACTGCGAGGAGCGCCATGA
- a CDS encoding response regulator transcription factor, with protein sequence MSEPTRNVSKLRVVVADDQAAVREPLAAVLGLSDDIEVVAAAADGTEVLAAVAAGPVDVVLMDLRMPVMDGTEATRRLTEEHPEVAVVVLTTFADDDSILAALSAGARGYLTKNAGRQDIARAIRAAAAGQSVLDREVQARLLATARVGPAATPAPSQSLPGDITPREREVLALIGQGLPNRAIAQQLFISEATVKTHINNLFAKADIRDRADAVRRAIAAGLA encoded by the coding sequence GTGAGTGAACCGACGCGGAACGTAAGCAAGTTGAGGGTGGTCGTCGCCGACGACCAGGCCGCCGTACGCGAACCGCTGGCCGCCGTCCTCGGCCTGTCCGACGACATCGAGGTCGTCGCGGCCGCCGCCGACGGCACCGAGGTCCTGGCCGCGGTCGCCGCAGGCCCGGTGGACGTGGTCCTCATGGACCTGCGCATGCCGGTGATGGACGGCACGGAGGCGACGCGCCGGCTGACCGAGGAGCACCCGGAGGTGGCCGTGGTCGTCCTGACCACCTTCGCCGACGACGACTCGATCCTGGCCGCGTTGAGCGCGGGCGCGCGCGGTTACCTGACCAAGAACGCGGGCCGCCAGGACATCGCCCGGGCGATCCGTGCGGCGGCGGCCGGCCAGTCGGTCCTGGACCGCGAAGTCCAGGCCCGCCTCCTTGCCACCGCACGCGTGGGCCCCGCTGCCACCCCGGCCCCGTCCCAGTCGCTGCCCGGCGACATCACCCCGCGCGAACGCGAAGTACTGGCCCTGATCGGCCAGGGCCTGCCGAACCGGGCGATCGCCCAGCAGCTCTTCATCAGCGAGGCGACGGTGAAGACGCACATCAACAACCTGTTCGCCAAGGCCGACATCCGCGACCGCGCGGACGCGGTACGCCGCGCGATCGCGGCAGGCCTGGCCTGA
- a CDS encoding DUF397 domain-containing protein, with the protein MSRTELGWFKSSYSSGSGDDCVEVALDWHKSTYSSGDGDSCVEVAHSWRKASYSGDSSGDCVEVAECWGKSSYSSAQGDSCVEVAACPRAIHIRDSKDKAGPQLALNPAAWGEFVAYAKQGARG; encoded by the coding sequence ATGAGCAGAACCGAACTGGGCTGGTTCAAGAGCAGCTACAGCAGCGGCTCGGGGGACGACTGCGTCGAAGTCGCCCTCGACTGGCACAAGTCGACGTACAGCAGCGGCGACGGCGACAGCTGCGTAGAGGTCGCCCACTCCTGGCGGAAGGCCAGCTACAGCGGCGACTCCAGCGGCGACTGCGTCGAAGTTGCCGAATGCTGGGGCAAGTCCAGCTACAGCAGCGCCCAGGGCGACAGCTGCGTCGAGGTCGCCGCCTGCCCGCGTGCCATCCACATCCGGGACTCCAAGGACAAGGCCGGGCCCCAGCTCGCACTGAACCCCGCCGCCTGGGGCGAGTTCGTGGCGTACGCCAAGCAAGGGGCGCGGGGCTGA